In Synechococcus sp. A18-25c, a single window of DNA contains:
- a CDS encoding rubrerythrin family protein, with product MDLSKPNTQANLEAAFGGESMANRKYLFFADVAKALGHKELAKLFRDTAAQETEHAFAHFRLLHPELVVDDPATLSDEQKQTMLTRCLELAIEGETYEYTTMYPEFTAQAQTDRDGGAAEEFAEQTEESATHADCFRTAAKNFGLLTPIEKHHAETYGVALEALKGKGTAGQAEQPITGQWICKQCSMIYDPVAGDPDSGIAPGTPFEAIPDDWECPICGAHKASFVPYREAELKAA from the coding sequence ATGGATCTCTCTAAACCCAATACACAAGCCAATCTCGAGGCCGCTTTTGGTGGTGAGAGCATGGCCAACCGCAAATATCTGTTCTTCGCTGATGTAGCCAAAGCACTGGGCCACAAAGAGCTCGCCAAGTTGTTCCGCGACACGGCTGCCCAGGAAACGGAACATGCCTTTGCCCATTTCCGCCTGCTGCATCCCGAGCTGGTGGTCGACGATCCAGCAACTCTGAGCGATGAGCAGAAACAGACCATGCTCACCCGTTGCCTCGAGCTCGCCATCGAGGGCGAGACCTACGAGTACACCACCATGTATCCGGAATTCACGGCCCAGGCACAGACAGACCGAGACGGCGGCGCAGCGGAGGAATTCGCCGAGCAAACCGAAGAATCAGCCACCCATGCCGACTGCTTCCGCACCGCAGCCAAGAACTTCGGACTGCTGACGCCGATTGAAAAGCATCACGCCGAAACCTATGGCGTCGCCCTTGAGGCACTGAAAGGCAAGGGAACGGCAGGTCAGGCCGAGCAACCCATCACGGGCCAATGGATCTGCAAGCAGTGCTCGATGATCTACGACCCAGTGGCCGGAGATCCGGATTCCGGCATTGCCCCAGGCACTCCGTTTGAAGCGATTCCGGACGACTGGGAATGCCCAATCTGCGGTGCCCACAAAGCCAGCTTCGTGCCCTACAGGGAAGCGGAATTGAAAGCAGCCTGA
- a CDS encoding pirin-like bicupin family protein, producing the protein MPDLSADAHQQEAVILRRPGPERFHTQTEWLDSFHSFSFAGHYSPDWMGFGPLRVINDDVIAAGRGFGMHSHRDMEIITVMVEGELTHRDSLGNSGLLQAGEVQRMSAGTGIVHSEMNEANERCRLLQIWIEPSEDGLTPSYEQRAVHLYANTWTPVLNPIDPHAMAIQRPVHLWRANVAKGKTLDLPSIEASHRWLQVIDGEIELSGLSGSNTLRRGDGLGFRGRPTDLETLKSHCDHSDLLLFALN; encoded by the coding sequence ATGCCTGACCTCTCCGCAGACGCCCACCAGCAGGAAGCTGTCATCCTGCGGCGCCCAGGCCCCGAGCGCTTTCACACCCAAACCGAGTGGCTTGACTCATTTCATAGCTTCTCCTTCGCAGGCCACTACTCCCCCGACTGGATGGGCTTCGGGCCCTTGCGAGTGATCAATGACGACGTCATTGCCGCAGGTCGCGGATTCGGGATGCACTCCCACCGCGACATGGAAATCATCACCGTGATGGTGGAAGGTGAACTCACCCATCGCGACTCGCTCGGGAACAGCGGCTTGCTGCAGGCCGGAGAAGTGCAGCGCATGAGCGCTGGCACAGGCATCGTGCACAGCGAGATGAATGAGGCAAACGAGCGCTGCAGGCTCTTGCAGATCTGGATTGAACCCAGCGAGGACGGTCTCACTCCCAGCTATGAACAGCGGGCGGTGCACCTCTACGCCAACACCTGGACACCGGTGCTTAATCCCATAGACCCCCATGCCATGGCCATCCAGCGCCCCGTTCACCTGTGGCGAGCCAACGTGGCCAAGGGGAAGACTCTGGACCTGCCGAGCATTGAGGCATCGCACCGCTGGCTTCAGGTCATTGATGGAGAAATCGAACTGAGCGGCCTTAGCGGCAGCAACACACTCCGGCGAGGCGATGGCCTGGGATTCCGCGGTCGTCCGACTGACTTAGAGACCCTCAAAAGCCATTGCGATCACAGCGATCTGCTCCTGTTCGCCTTGAACTAA
- a CDS encoding diflavin flavoprotein translates to MTVTSPPTAPASQRDVITLPISPGLVCLRGLSPQRLRFELEYALERGSTANSFLFEAGLAVDGLPSPALLVHPPGAAYAEVFLPALAAALPHGCDELLVVVGHVNPNRVALLRSLAEIYPMITLICSNPGAKLLQELWMQRKPLPPGEPDNRPPLPSLPELMVIRQEQSLSLSHGHTLELLPAPTPRWPGGLLAFEDSEGLLMSDKLFSAHVCTPDWAESNRTATEEERRHFYDSLMAPMASQVDAVVGRLEELDIRTIAPGHGPAIEASWRSLLNDYRRWGESHQNATLNVALLFASAYGNTAAIADALARGVSRTGVAVCSLNCEFTPSDELLKTIRASDAILMGSPTLGGHAPTPIVSALGTVLAEGDRSKPVGVFGSFGWSGEAVDLLENKLRDGGFSFGFDPIRIKFSPDRTKVKELEETGTRFARQLLRTEQRAQRRSAGGMSESRSDPAVLALGRVVGSLCVLTTRKAELSGAMVASWVSQASFSPPGLTIAVAKDRAVEALLHKGDRFALNVLAEGRETAPMKQFLQPFEPGADRFEGLALETSPSEQPLLPEALAWMECEVKQRMECGDHWLIYAEVLHGGLFDTEGSTAVHQRRSGANY, encoded by the coding sequence ATGACTGTGACGTCACCCCCGACCGCACCCGCCAGCCAACGGGACGTGATCACACTGCCCATCAGCCCAGGGCTGGTGTGCCTGCGTGGCCTCAGCCCGCAGCGACTCCGCTTCGAGCTGGAATACGCACTGGAGCGCGGCAGCACCGCCAACAGTTTCCTGTTCGAGGCTGGCCTTGCGGTTGATGGCCTGCCCAGCCCAGCCCTGCTTGTGCACCCCCCCGGAGCGGCCTATGCAGAGGTGTTCTTGCCCGCCCTCGCGGCGGCTCTTCCCCACGGCTGTGATGAGCTGCTGGTGGTGGTGGGTCATGTGAATCCCAACCGGGTGGCTCTGTTGCGCTCCTTGGCGGAGATCTACCCCATGATCACGCTGATCTGCTCCAACCCTGGGGCCAAATTGCTGCAGGAGCTCTGGATGCAGCGCAAGCCCTTGCCACCCGGAGAACCGGACAATCGACCGCCGCTGCCCTCCCTGCCAGAGCTGATGGTGATCCGCCAGGAGCAGAGCTTGTCCCTCAGCCATGGCCACACCCTGGAGCTTCTGCCGGCACCCACCCCGCGCTGGCCCGGCGGCCTGCTGGCGTTTGAAGACAGCGAAGGGCTGTTGATGAGTGACAAGCTCTTCTCTGCCCATGTCTGCACCCCTGACTGGGCCGAAAGCAACCGCACCGCCACCGAAGAGGAACGACGGCACTTCTACGACTCACTGATGGCGCCGATGGCCAGTCAAGTGGATGCCGTCGTTGGACGGCTCGAAGAACTCGACATCCGCACGATCGCGCCGGGTCATGGTCCCGCCATTGAAGCCAGCTGGCGCAGCCTGCTCAATGACTACCGGCGCTGGGGCGAAAGCCATCAAAACGCCACGCTGAATGTGGCCTTGCTGTTCGCCAGCGCCTACGGCAACACCGCCGCCATCGCTGATGCCTTGGCCCGCGGCGTTAGCCGCACGGGGGTCGCCGTGTGCAGCCTCAATTGCGAATTCACCCCCAGCGATGAACTGCTGAAAACGATCCGCGCCTCCGACGCCATCTTGATGGGCTCGCCAACGTTGGGTGGCCACGCGCCCACACCGATCGTTTCGGCTCTGGGAACCGTGCTGGCGGAAGGCGACCGCAGCAAACCCGTGGGGGTGTTCGGCAGCTTTGGCTGGAGCGGAGAAGCGGTGGATCTGCTGGAAAACAAGCTGCGGGATGGCGGCTTCAGCTTCGGCTTTGACCCGATCCGCATCAAGTTCAGCCCAGACCGCACCAAAGTGAAGGAACTGGAGGAAACCGGCACCCGCTTCGCCAGGCAACTGCTGCGCACGGAGCAGCGAGCGCAGAGACGTAGTGCCGGTGGCATGAGCGAAAGCCGCAGCGATCCCGCGGTGCTCGCACTGGGACGTGTGGTGGGATCCCTTTGCGTTCTCACCACGCGCAAGGCCGAGCTCAGTGGAGCGATGGTGGCCAGTTGGGTCAGCCAGGCCAGCTTTTCTCCTCCAGGGCTCACCATTGCCGTGGCCAAAGATCGCGCCGTGGAAGCGCTGCTGCATAAGGGCGATCGCTTTGCGCTCAACGTGCTGGCCGAAGGACGTGAAACCGCCCCGATGAAACAGTTTCTGCAACCCTTTGAGCCAGGGGCGGACCGCTTCGAGGGACTCGCGCTGGAGACCAGTCCTTCCGAGCAACCGCTGCTACCGGAGGCTCTGGCCTGGATGGAGTGCGAAGTGAAGCAGCGGATGGAATGCGGAGACCACTGGCTGATCTATGCCGAGGTGCTGCACGGTGGCCTCTTTGACACGGAGGGCAGCACAGCCGTGCATCAGCGCCGCAGCGGAGCGAACTATTAA
- a CDS encoding NADPH-dependent FMN reductase — protein sequence MSSPISPDVLVIAASNGQNLTLAQRFVDQVRSLGQRAELLDLTSLDLPLFTPQVKEQGMPAGVGPLHKQLMAAPRWVICAPEYNGSIPPVLTSAIAWLSVQGDDFRELFNGRPVAMATVSGGAGIELLTVLRIQLTHLGAQVVGRTLAGNQARPAKDSSIQELLKRLLQMSPLSL from the coding sequence ATGAGCTCACCCATCAGTCCTGATGTGCTCGTCATCGCCGCAAGCAATGGCCAGAACCTGACCCTGGCGCAGCGGTTTGTGGACCAGGTGCGCAGCCTGGGCCAGCGCGCTGAGCTGCTGGATCTCACCAGCCTCGACCTGCCTTTGTTCACACCACAGGTGAAAGAGCAGGGCATGCCTGCTGGCGTGGGACCACTGCACAAACAACTGATGGCGGCTCCCCGCTGGGTGATCTGTGCACCGGAATACAACGGCTCCATCCCACCAGTGCTTACCAGTGCCATCGCCTGGCTATCGGTGCAGGGGGATGACTTCCGCGAGCTGTTCAACGGCCGACCTGTGGCGATGGCCACCGTCTCCGGAGGAGCTGGCATCGAACTGCTGACGGTGCTGCGCATCCAGTTGACCCATCTCGGCGCGCAGGTGGTGGGACGCACGCTGGCTGGGAATCAGGCACGGCCAGCCAAAGACAGCTCCATCCAAGAGCTGCTCAAGCGTCTGCTGCAGATGTCACCCCTAAGCCTTTGA